In the Topomyia yanbarensis strain Yona2022 chromosome 3, ASM3024719v1, whole genome shotgun sequence genome, one interval contains:
- the LOC131687085 gene encoding uncharacterized protein LOC131687085: protein MVQKSTVSTSAGEPMTRRGCANGLAYVLRYRPVLRQKVKKETEPHGPFTQQELALSETIIFRSVQREEYPDEAAILTSVRNMRKLRHQELKLELTSKIRKLSPFMDEFGVIRAETRISEATFAAHDTRFPIILPKDHKVTRLVIKCYYQRFLHANNETIVNEIRQRFHVSTWRTVVRKISRGWLLCKLKRAASVVPRMAPLPAARLKAFERSFSYVGIDYFGPIAIRVNRSNVKKWVASFTCLTTRAVHLCPHADDRVLQASNSTVHWT, encoded by the exons ATGGTTCAGAAGTCAACAGTTTCTACGTCAGCCGGAGAACCAATGACCCGGCGGGGTTGCGCCAACGGAT TGGCATATGTTCTTCGGTATCGACCGGTTCTACGGCAGAAGGTGAAAAAGGAAACAGAGCCGCATGGTCCGTTCACGCAACAAGAGTTAGCACTTTCGGAGACAATCATCTTCCGAAGCGTCCAAAGAGAGGAGTATCCCGACGAAGCAGCTATTCTCACTAGTGTTCGTAATATGCGGAAATTAAGACACCAGGAGCTTAAACTAGAGCTTACCAGTAAGATCAGAAAACTGTCGCCGTTCATGGACGAGTTTGGAGTAATACGTGCTGAGACGCGGATTTCTGAGGCTACGTTCGCTGCCCATGATACCAGATTCCCAATCATTTTGCCAAAGGACCATAAAGTCACCCGGCTGGTGATTAAGTGCTATTATCAGAGATTTCTTCATGCCAACAACGAAACGATCGTCAACGAGATTAGGCAGCGCTTCCATGTGTCCACTTGGCGTACGGTGGTTCGCAAAATATCCAGAGGATGGCTCCTGTGTAAACTTAAAAGAGCTGCTTCTGTAGTTCCCCGAATGGCTCCCTTGCCGGCGGCAAGATTGAAGGCGTTTGAGCGATCGTTCTCCTACGTAGGAATCGACTATTTTGGACCAATCGCCATCCGAGTCAATCGCAGCAACGTGAAGAAATGGGTCGCTTCGTTCACGTGCCTCACAACGCGTGCAGTTCATCTCTGTCCACACGCTGACGACCGAGTCCTGCAAGCAAGCAATTCGACGGTTCATTGGACGTAG